One Megamonas hypermegale genomic window carries:
- the trmL gene encoding tRNA (uridine(34)/cytosine(34)/5-carboxymethylaminomethyluridine(34)-2'-O)-methyltransferase TrmL — MHIVLIEPEIPANTGNIARLCANTGIELHLVKPLGFSTDDKYLKRAGLDYWHLVKVHYHENFAEVLALYKDHKFHFATTKAAHVYSDVKYGMDDMLVFGKETAGIPESILKEHWDDCIRIPMACESRSLNLSNSVAVIAYEAMRQLDFANLKQIGRDHLD, encoded by the coding sequence TTGCATATTGTTTTAATTGAACCGGAAATACCGGCAAATACAGGTAATATTGCTCGTCTTTGTGCTAATACAGGCATTGAACTTCATCTTGTAAAACCATTAGGTTTTTCAACAGATGATAAATATTTAAAACGTGCAGGTCTTGATTATTGGCATTTAGTAAAGGTTCATTATCATGAAAATTTCGCAGAAGTTTTAGCATTGTATAAAGACCATAAATTCCATTTTGCTACAACAAAAGCAGCTCATGTATACAGTGATGTTAAATATGGTATGGATGATATGCTGGTTTTTGGTAAAGAAACGGCAGGTATTCCAGAAAGTATTTTGAAAGAACATTGGGATGATTGTATTCGTATACCAATGGCATGTGAATCACGTTCTCTCAATTTATCAAATTCTGTAGCTGTTATAGCTTACGAAGCTATGCGCCAGCTTGATTTTGCTAATTTAAAACAAATTGGACGCGACCACTTGGATTGA
- the murB gene encoding UDP-N-acetylmuramate dehydrogenase, with product MQNLQDCIDELKQSLPQDAVLLNEPMSKHTTFKIGGPADCFVMPSTVEEAMSVIKTIRKYDVPFTMLGNGSNLLVMDKGIRGIVVNLNERFAKITQDGTTIHAQCGALMADVSKFAGACGLTGIEFAVGIPGSIGGCIFMNAGAYDGEIKNVVKSVTTVNKNGEVVHYTNEQAQFGYRHSAFQDNGDLILEVELELSFGDKEAIQAKMADLTARREAKQPLELPSAGSTFKRPPGYFAGTLIDQTGLKGLTVGGAQVSKKHAGFVVNIGGATAQDVLDLIAEVQKRVYEKHGVKLYPEVKMIGEQ from the coding sequence ATGCAAAATTTGCAAGATTGTATAGATGAATTAAAGCAGTCATTACCACAAGATGCTGTTTTACTCAATGAACCAATGTCTAAACATACTACATTTAAAATCGGGGGGCCAGCTGATTGCTTTGTAATGCCATCTACAGTGGAAGAAGCAATGTCAGTTATAAAGACAATCCGTAAATATGATGTACCGTTTACAATGCTTGGCAATGGTTCAAATCTTCTCGTAATGGATAAAGGGATTAGAGGTATTGTTGTAAATTTAAACGAACGTTTTGCTAAGATAACACAAGATGGAACTACTATACATGCTCAGTGCGGAGCACTTATGGCAGATGTATCTAAATTTGCTGGTGCTTGTGGTCTTACAGGCATTGAATTTGCTGTAGGTATTCCAGGTAGTATTGGCGGTTGCATCTTTATGAATGCTGGAGCATATGACGGAGAAATAAAAAATGTTGTAAAATCCGTTACAACTGTAAATAAAAATGGTGAAGTTGTTCATTATACGAATGAACAAGCACAATTTGGTTATCGTCATAGTGCTTTTCAAGATAATGGTGATTTAATTTTAGAGGTTGAATTAGAATTATCTTTTGGCGATAAAGAAGCAATACAAGCTAAAATGGCAGACTTAACTGCGCGCCGTGAAGCAAAGCAACCACTTGAACTTCCAAGTGCTGGTAGTACATTTAAACGCCCACCAGGATATTTTGCTGGAACTTTAATTGACCAAACAGGACTTAAAGGACTCACTGTAGGGGGAGCTCAGGTTTCTAAAAAACATGCTGGATTTGTCGTTAATATCGGTGGAGCAACAGCACAAGATGTTCTTGATTTAATTGCTGAAGTGCAAAAACGTGTTTATGAAAAACATGGAGTAAAACTATATCCAGAAGTTAAAATGATTGGTGAACAATAA
- a CDS encoding LysE/ArgO family amino acid transporter — protein MIYFMQGLLFGLAYVMPIGIQNMYVINSAMQRNVKIICLTTIFVIIFDISLAISCYLGIGILLDKYKFLRDFVMFIGAMVIFYIAFDLWRTNSKLEIKSTYDYRLSKIIVSAFSVAWLNPQAIIDGSLILGSFRTSLDGDSSIYFIIGVCIASCLWFSSLAFIAHKFINKLYRFVKYINFICSIILFLYGLNLLYMFCLDLL, from the coding sequence ATGATATATTTTATGCAGGGCTTGTTATTTGGATTGGCTTATGTTATGCCCATTGGCATACAAAATATGTATGTTATTAATTCTGCTATGCAAAGAAATGTAAAAATAATTTGTCTGACTACGATATTTGTAATTATATTTGATATTTCGTTGGCTATTAGTTGTTATTTAGGTATTGGAATTTTATTAGATAAATATAAATTTTTACGTGATTTTGTGATGTTTATTGGAGCGATGGTCATTTTCTATATTGCTTTTGATTTATGGAGAACGAATAGTAAATTAGAAATAAAATCAACTTATGATTATAGATTGTCAAAAATAATTGTTTCGGCTTTTTCTGTCGCATGGTTAAATCCTCAAGCTATTATTGATGGTTCATTGATTTTAGGTAGCTTTAGAACATCTTTAGATGGGGATAGTTCTATATATTTTATCATAGGAGTTTGTATCGCTTCTTGTTTATGGTTTTCTTCATTAGCTTTTATAGCACATAAATTTATAAATAAATTATATAGATTTGTTAAATATATTAATTTTATTTGTTCTATCATTTTGTTTTTATATGGATTGAATTTATTATATATGTTTTGTTTAGATTTATTATGA
- a CDS encoding DUF1847 domain-containing protein, whose translation MIGDCANCKNHICAGKGISCKKINQEEVLDLYTDEEKKIMKAAAFVEATYYSELTRLEEIVEFAKQMGYKKLGLAFCIGLNKEAHLINKFLAREFEVVSICCKNCAIPKDKLGLKKVNPKSTNESMCNPKYQAEFLNEAGCELFISCGLCVGHDAIFNKNCFGPVTTLVAKDRVLAHNPLGVIYSRYWRKKLKLMEEHEI comes from the coding sequence ATGATAGGCGATTGTGCGAATTGTAAAAATCATATCTGTGCAGGAAAAGGCATTAGTTGCAAAAAAATAAATCAAGAAGAAGTGCTTGATTTATATACGGATGAAGAGAAAAAAATAATGAAAGCAGCAGCCTTTGTGGAAGCTACATATTACAGTGAGCTTACACGTTTAGAGGAAATAGTAGAATTTGCTAAACAAATGGGATATAAAAAATTGGGTTTAGCATTTTGTATTGGTTTAAATAAAGAAGCACATTTAATCAATAAATTTTTAGCACGTGAATTTGAAGTAGTATCTATTTGTTGTAAAAATTGCGCTATACCAAAAGATAAATTAGGATTAAAAAAAGTAAATCCTAAAAGTACAAATGAAAGTATGTGCAATCCAAAATACCAAGCTGAATTTTTAAATGAAGCTGGCTGCGAATTATTCATTTCTTGTGGTTTATGTGTAGGTCATGATGCGATATTCAATAAAAATTGTTTCGGTCCTGTAACTACATTGGTCGCTAAAGATAGAGTTCTTGCTCATAATCCACTTGGCGTAATTTATTCGCGTTATTGGCGTAAAAAACTAAAATTAATGGAAGAACATGAGATATAA
- a CDS encoding dicarboxylate/amino acid:cation symporter, with translation MTAKTIINKLGTLILIAMILGIVVGLVLGETAQIFAPIGDLFMQLIKMVVVPMVFFSLIGGAASLGNSSSAGKIGLLTFVYYTITTVIATAIGLVFSLIFKPGEGISLASLGVQASSEYADKGGIPGFWETLIGFVPANPFEALVSGNILQIIVFSLFIGFAIANLTGEKKEFLLKFFNYMTEVTVKIMTAIMCIAPLGVFGLMAGSIGKFGSEILVKLVYLVVLYIVVLAIINYGIIGGSVAMFSKCTTFKQFFKSMYKVQLFAFTTASSMATLPLNMKTTIEELHVSRETTSFALPLGATINMNGNAAYYAMAAIFFAQMFGVELTFTQYIAIIFTSTVGAVGQAGVPGPTLLVVAVLMSANIPIEALPILFGVDRIFDMLRTAVNITGDAACATIVDRFRTKA, from the coding sequence ATGACAGCAAAAACGATTATTAATAAGCTTGGTACACTTATTTTAATCGCCATGATTTTGGGCATTGTTGTTGGTTTAGTCTTAGGTGAAACCGCACAAATTTTCGCACCAATTGGCGATTTATTCATGCAATTAATCAAAATGGTTGTAGTACCAATGGTTTTCTTCTCTTTGATAGGTGGTGCAGCTTCACTAGGAAATTCTAGTTCTGCTGGTAAAATCGGTCTATTAACATTCGTTTATTACACAATTACTACTGTTATCGCCACTGCTATCGGACTTGTCTTCAGCTTAATTTTCAAACCTGGTGAAGGTATCAGTTTAGCTAGTTTAGGTGTGCAGGCTTCTAGTGAATATGCTGATAAAGGCGGTATCCCTGGATTTTGGGAAACTTTAATCGGTTTTGTTCCTGCAAATCCTTTCGAAGCACTCGTATCTGGTAATATTTTACAAATAATCGTATTTAGCTTATTTATTGGTTTCGCTATTGCTAATTTAACAGGCGAAAAAAAGGAATTTTTACTTAAATTCTTTAACTATATGACTGAAGTTACTGTAAAAATTATGACTGCTATCATGTGCATCGCACCACTTGGTGTATTTGGCTTGATGGCTGGTTCTATCGGTAAATTCGGTTCAGAAATCTTAGTAAAACTCGTTTATTTAGTAGTATTATATATCGTTGTTCTTGCAATCATTAACTATGGTATTATCGGTGGTAGTGTTGCTATGTTCTCTAAATGCACTACATTTAAGCAATTCTTCAAATCCATGTACAAAGTTCAACTTTTTGCATTCACTACAGCTTCTTCCATGGCTACTTTGCCACTCAATATGAAGACAACTATTGAAGAATTGCACGTTTCAAGAGAAACTACTTCTTTTGCACTTCCACTCGGTGCTACTATCAATATGAATGGTAATGCTGCTTATTATGCTATGGCTGCAATCTTCTTTGCACAGATGTTTGGTGTTGAACTCACATTCACACAATATATCGCAATCATCTTCACATCTACAGTTGGTGCTGTAGGTCAAGCAGGTGTACCTGGTCCTACACTTTTAGTTGTTGCAGTTCTCATGTCTGCTAACATTCCAATTGAAGCACTTCCAATTTTATTTGGTGTTGACCGTATCTTCGATATGCTTCGTACCGCTGTAAATATCACAGGTGATGCTGCTTGTGCAACTATCGTTGATAGATTTAGAACAAAAGCTTAA
- a CDS encoding TetR/AcrR family transcriptional regulator gives MIILEYNLSKREAKKIKSKKTIIQSAIMLFAQKGLKDTAIADIMQKANLGIGTFYNYFQSKDDLLRSLLIQLAMNIRQHYLESLNKEKTQAQILEGLVLYTANLLDQNRFILPLFMRAVDKSALTMKPHVSIKKPLPFKDIFDEIIKTGQDNGEFRNDIPAEIITEMFHSLFQSASFSSLPLKYQDNIRYKLNLILSGIILK, from the coding sequence GTGATTATTTTGGAATACAATCTCAGTAAACGTGAAGCAAAAAAAATAAAATCAAAGAAAACGATAATTCAATCTGCTATTATGTTATTTGCTCAAAAAGGCTTAAAAGATACAGCTATTGCGGATATCATGCAAAAAGCTAATTTAGGTATTGGTACATTTTACAATTATTTCCAATCAAAAGATGATTTATTGCGCAGTTTACTAATTCAATTAGCTATGAACATTCGACAACATTATCTTGAGTCTTTAAACAAAGAAAAAACACAAGCACAAATACTAGAAGGACTCGTTTTATACACGGCAAATCTATTAGACCAAAACCGTTTTATTTTGCCATTATTCATGCGCGCTGTAGATAAAAGCGCTTTAACAATGAAGCCTCATGTTTCGATAAAAAAACCGCTTCCTTTTAAAGATATCTTTGATGAAATCATCAAAACCGGACAAGATAATGGCGAATTTCGCAATGATATACCGGCTGAAATCATAACTGAAATGTTTCATTCTCTATTTCAATCCGCTTCATTTAGTAGCTTACCACTCAAATATCAAGACAACATTCGTTATAAACTGAATTTAATTCTTTCAGGAATTATTTTAAAATAA
- a CDS encoding HPP family protein yields the protein MKKDEILSAIGIFFGIGIVALVSDSIDNNLLLAPFGATSIIAFLLYDSEYAQPRNIILGYIITSTVGILVAYTLGHNWIVYALGVAIAMLVKSWFKAIHPPSAAMPIILLKANEQGIVHYFLFDVVPGICLLVLIAIIYNRFILHRDYPLWRR from the coding sequence ATGAAAAAGGATGAGATATTGTCAGCTATTGGCATTTTTTTCGGTATAGGTATCGTTGCTTTAGTATCTGACTCTATTGATAATAATTTATTATTAGCACCGTTTGGTGCTACGAGTATAATTGCTTTTTTGTTGTATGATAGTGAATATGCTCAGCCGAGAAATATTATTTTAGGCTATATTATTACGAGTACTGTGGGAATTTTAGTAGCTTATACTTTAGGGCATAATTGGATTGTTTACGCTTTAGGTGTAGCTATAGCTATGTTGGTTAAATCTTGGTTTAAAGCAATTCATCCGCCATCTGCTGCTATGCCAATTATATTATTGAAGGCAAATGAACAGGGTATCGTGCATTATTTTTTGTTTGATGTAGTTCCTGGAATTTGTTTATTAGTTCTTATAGCTATAATTTACAATCGTTTTATTTTACATAGAGATTATCCTTTATGGCGTAGATAA
- a CDS encoding metal-dependent hydrolase, with product MKWANHKLVTTVVVFAGTGNLLYAAYSFLGSVLPDRLEGKPPKESKAYWKWRSKHRQNTHWTVPYLAIIAVLYYLHEIGILHDLSWEIAKLPIFVCVGALLHILEDGICGKVPLIWRKKKIGIKLFRVGSSWEYFISYTICLAALYYKFMLK from the coding sequence GTGAAGTGGGCTAATCATAAATTAGTTACAACAGTAGTTGTATTTGCAGGAACAGGAAATCTTTTATATGCAGCGTATAGTTTTTTGGGTAGTGTATTGCCTGATAGGTTAGAAGGTAAACCACCAAAAGAGAGTAAAGCTTATTGGAAATGGCGTTCAAAGCACCGCCAAAATACACATTGGACAGTTCCTTATTTAGCGATAATCGCTGTTTTATATTATTTGCATGAAATAGGCATACTGCATGATTTGTCTTGGGAAATAGCTAAATTACCTATATTTGTCTGTGTGGGAGCTTTGTTACACATTCTTGAAGATGGAATTTGTGGCAAAGTACCGCTTATATGGAGAAAGAAGAAAATAGGAATAAAATTGTTTCGTGTGGGAAGTTCATGGGAATATTTTATAAGCTATACAATTTGTTTGGCTGCTTTGTATTATAAATTTATGTTGAAATAA
- a CDS encoding NAD(P)-dependent oxidoreductase codes for MVKFMQKNKIGFIGIGVMGKSMADNLLKAGYDVMIYTRTKQKAESLLAKGAKWFDSAMDLAKNVDVIISMVGYPQDVAEIYLGENGVIKNLKPNSTIIDMTTSSPKLAQEIYTEAKKYEIKALDAPVSGGDVGAKNATLAIMVGGDKEVYEEVLPIFEAMGKTICYFGKVGSGQYAKMSNQIAIASNMMGVCEAIAYAKKCGLNPEDLLNVISTGAAGSWSLSNLAPRMLKGDFVPGFFIKHFIKDMKIAIESAEEMNLDLPGLKLAKSLYEKLAENGYENDGTQALLKYYDV; via the coding sequence GTGGTGAAATTTATGCAGAAAAATAAAATTGGTTTTATTGGAATTGGTGTTATGGGAAAATCAATGGCAGATAATCTTTTAAAAGCAGGTTATGATGTCATGATTTATACGCGAACTAAACAAAAAGCTGAAAGTTTATTAGCTAAAGGTGCTAAATGGTTTGATAGCGCAATGGATTTAGCTAAAAATGTAGATGTAATCATCTCTATGGTAGGCTATCCTCAAGATGTAGCAGAAATCTATTTAGGTGAAAATGGCGTAATCAAGAATTTAAAACCTAATAGCACGATTATAGATATGACGACATCTAGTCCTAAATTAGCACAAGAAATATATACAGAAGCTAAAAAATATGAAATAAAAGCATTAGACGCACCTGTATCTGGCGGTGATGTAGGTGCTAAAAATGCTACACTTGCCATCATGGTTGGTGGCGATAAAGAAGTTTATGAAGAAGTTTTGCCGATTTTTGAAGCTATGGGAAAAACCATTTGCTATTTTGGTAAAGTAGGTTCTGGTCAATATGCGAAGATGAGCAATCAAATAGCTATTGCTTCTAATATGATGGGTGTTTGTGAAGCCATTGCTTATGCAAAAAAATGTGGCTTAAATCCAGAGGATTTATTAAATGTCATTTCTACTGGTGCAGCTGGTTCGTGGTCACTCAGTAATTTAGCACCGAGAATGTTAAAAGGTGATTTTGTACCGGGCTTTTTTATTAAACATTTCATTAAAGATATGAAGATAGCCATAGAGTCAGCGGAAGAAATGAATTTAGATTTACCGGGATTGAAATTAGCAAAATCTTTATATGAAAAATTAGCTGAAAATGGTTATGAAAATGATGGAACACAAGCTTTGTTGAAATACTATGATGTATGA
- the recQ gene encoding DNA helicase RecQ, translated as MYDKAKSILKKFYGYEDFRSGQAKVIKSLLSGKDTVAIMPTGAGKSICFQIPALLFSGITLVISPLISLMKDQVDSLKELGISAVYINSSIDKTEFAHSLQGIAAGYYKIIYIAPERLTPEYLPAIFKNLPISMIAVDEAHCLSQCGHDFRPSYKNILTFVQSLVEKPLIGAFTATATPEVKEDIIKLLGLNNPNVFVTGFDRPNLYFSVLRGENKDKFVVDYVQKHLNEAGIIYAGTRKDVDALQALLEIKGIKAGRYHAGMSDEARNKMQEDFLYDDISVMVATNAFGMGIDKPNVRYVIHYNMPKNMEAYYQEAGRAGRDGLPGSCILLYSPQDTQLQKFLIGKSTESQIRQQLEYKRLQSMVDYCHTPQCLRAFILHYFGEIDVDETCDNCSNCKIEGEFVDITIEAQKILSCVYRVHERFGVKIVAEILKGSKSMHMKQFNFERLSTYGLMRDLTIKQISDLILRLTAMQYLNITESKYPVLKLNALSWQVLRGQKKVWQKVVTINKAEAKGDLFEKLRLVRRELAIKAKLPPYMIFSDATLIEMAQKMPVTLEDMSHIRGIGEFKLNKYGSEFLNVIKKFVS; from the coding sequence ATGTATGATAAAGCAAAATCCATTTTAAAAAAGTTTTATGGTTATGAAGATTTCCGCTCCGGTCAAGCAAAAGTTATAAAAAGTTTGTTAAGTGGCAAAGATACAGTTGCTATAATGCCTACGGGTGCAGGAAAATCCATTTGTTTTCAAATACCAGCGTTGCTTTTTTCGGGTATTACATTGGTTATATCACCGCTTATTTCATTGATGAAAGACCAAGTTGATAGTTTAAAAGAGTTGGGAATTTCGGCTGTGTACATCAATAGTTCTATTGATAAAACTGAATTTGCGCATAGTTTGCAGGGAATTGCAGCTGGATATTATAAGATAATTTATATAGCACCGGAAAGGCTTACGCCAGAGTATTTGCCAGCGATATTTAAAAATTTACCAATAAGCATGATTGCCGTTGATGAAGCTCATTGCTTATCACAATGCGGACATGATTTTCGCCCTAGTTATAAAAATATATTGACCTTTGTTCAGTCTTTGGTTGAAAAACCTTTAATTGGGGCATTTACGGCGACTGCCACGCCAGAAGTAAAAGAGGATATTATAAAATTACTAGGTCTTAATAATCCGAATGTATTTGTAACAGGCTTTGATAGGCCTAATTTATATTTTTCTGTACTGCGTGGAGAGAATAAAGATAAATTTGTTGTAGATTATGTACAAAAGCATTTAAATGAAGCGGGCATTATTTACGCGGGAACGCGAAAAGATGTAGATGCCCTGCAAGCTTTATTAGAAATAAAAGGCATAAAAGCAGGTCGCTATCATGCAGGTATGAGCGATGAAGCACGAAATAAAATGCAAGAAGATTTTTTATATGATGATATTTCAGTAATGGTGGCAACAAATGCTTTTGGCATGGGCATAGATAAACCTAATGTTCGTTATGTCATTCATTATAATATGCCTAAAAATATGGAAGCGTATTATCAAGAAGCGGGTAGAGCTGGTCGAGATGGTTTGCCGGGAAGTTGCATATTATTATACAGTCCGCAAGATACACAACTTCAAAAATTTTTAATAGGTAAATCAACTGAAAGTCAAATTCGGCAACAATTAGAATATAAAAGATTGCAATCCATGGTGGATTATTGCCATACACCGCAGTGTTTAAGAGCGTTTATCCTGCATTATTTTGGTGAAATAGATGTAGATGAAACGTGTGATAATTGTAGCAATTGTAAAATAGAAGGTGAATTTGTCGATATCACCATTGAAGCACAGAAAATTTTATCATGTGTATATCGTGTACATGAACGTTTTGGCGTAAAGATAGTAGCAGAAATTTTAAAAGGTTCAAAAAGTATGCACATGAAACAATTTAATTTTGAACGATTATCGACGTATGGCTTGATGAGAGATTTGACTATAAAGCAAATAAGTGATTTAATTTTGCGCTTAACGGCTATGCAGTATTTGAATATTACAGAGAGCAAATATCCTGTTTTAAAATTAAATGCACTATCTTGGCAAGTGTTGCGTGGTCAAAAAAAGGTTTGGCAAAAAGTTGTAACAATTAATAAAGCTGAGGCTAAAGGTGATTTATTTGAAAAATTGCGCTTAGTGCGCCGAGAATTAGCGATAAAAGCTAAATTGCCACCGTATATGATTTTCTCAGATGCTACACTTATAGAAATGGCACAAAAAATGCCTGTGACGTTAGAAGATATGAGTCATATTAGGGGAATTGGTGAATTTAAACTCAATAAATACGGCAGTGAGTTTTTAAATGTGATAAAAAAATTCGTGTCTTAG
- a CDS encoding phosphomannomutase/phosphoglucomutase codes for MINPILKLQNGSDVRGVAVEGVVDEPVTLTPEYANRIVQAFVVWLSKKSGKKASELKIAVGHDSRISAPMLKQQALMAIVAQGAIAIDCSMATTPAMFMSLVYPETKYDGSMMITASHLPFNRNGIKFFEPENGGMEKKDLTDMLNIACELTEQTADISNVEKFDLVSLYAENLCTKIREGINSKDNYDKPLTGNHIVVDAGNGAGGFFAQKVLAQLGADTTGSLYLDPDGHFPNHIPNPENKEAMDAIRGAVLNNKADLGLIFDTDVDRMSAVFSDGQEVNRDALIAMMAAILVKDYPNSTIVTDSVTSDKLTAFLEGELHLKHHRFQRGYKNVINECKRLNEEGIVSPLAIETSGHGALKENYYLDDGAYMAVKLLIAAAQTKAEGKTLNSLIEKLEPQFETAEYRLKLKGEDFKAYGAKVLEVFTARAKEKGYHIVTPNYEGVRLSFKGEANGWALLRQSLHDPNMPLNVEGNGEGDCAKITAMMKEILGGFDQLDISVLDK; via the coding sequence ATGATTAATCCAATTTTAAAACTGCAAAATGGCAGTGATGTCAGAGGGGTGGCTGTTGAAGGCGTAGTTGATGAACCAGTCACATTGACACCAGAATATGCTAACCGTATTGTACAAGCTTTTGTCGTATGGCTCAGCAAAAAAAGCGGTAAAAAAGCAAGTGAATTAAAAATTGCAGTTGGTCACGATTCACGTATTTCTGCGCCAATGTTAAAACAGCAAGCTTTAATGGCAATTGTAGCTCAAGGTGCTATTGCTATTGATTGTTCTATGGCTACAACTCCAGCTATGTTTATGTCTTTAGTATATCCGGAAACAAAATATGATGGTTCTATGATGATTACTGCAAGCCATCTTCCATTTAATCGCAATGGTATTAAATTCTTTGAACCAGAAAATGGCGGTATGGAAAAGAAAGACCTCACTGATATGCTAAATATTGCTTGTGAATTGACGGAACAGACAGCAGATATCAGCAATGTAGAAAAATTTGATTTAGTTTCTTTATACGCTGAAAATCTCTGTACTAAAATTCGTGAAGGCATAAATAGCAAAGACAATTATGATAAACCACTTACTGGCAATCATATCGTAGTAGATGCTGGTAATGGTGCTGGCGGATTTTTTGCACAAAAGGTTTTGGCACAATTAGGTGCAGATACAACAGGTAGCTTATATTTAGACCCAGATGGACATTTTCCAAATCACATTCCAAATCCAGAAAATAAAGAAGCTATGGATGCTATTCGTGGAGCAGTACTCAATAATAAAGCTGATTTAGGTTTGATTTTTGATACTGATGTAGACAGAATGTCTGCTGTATTCAGTGATGGTCAAGAAGTAAATCGCGATGCACTCATCGCTATGATGGCTGCTATCTTAGTGAAAGATTATCCAAATTCTACTATTGTTACAGACTCCGTAACTTCAGATAAATTAACTGCATTTTTAGAAGGTGAATTACATTTAAAACATCATCGTTTCCAACGTGGTTATAAAAATGTAATCAATGAATGCAAACGCTTAAATGAAGAAGGCATAGTATCTCCACTTGCCATTGAAACAAGCGGTCATGGTGCACTTAAAGAAAATTATTATCTTGATGATGGCGCATATATGGCTGTTAAACTCTTGATTGCTGCAGCACAGACAAAAGCAGAAGGCAAGACTTTAAATAGCTTGATTGAAAAACTTGAACCACAATTTGAAACAGCAGAATACCGCTTAAAATTAAAAGGTGAAGATTTCAAAGCGTATGGTGCAAAAGTTTTAGAAGTATTTACTGCCCGCGCTAAAGAAAAAGGCTATCATATTGTGACACCAAATTATGAAGGTGTGCGTCTTAGCTTTAAAGGTGAAGCAAATGGCTGGGCATTACTTCGTCAATCTTTGCATGACCCTAATATGCCTCTTAATGTAGAAGGCAATGGTGAAGGCGATTGTGCAAAAATCACAGCTATGATGAAAGAAATTTTAGGTGGATTTGACCAATTAGATATTTCTGTATTGGATAAATAA